Proteins from a genomic interval of Bombus affinis isolate iyBomAffi1 chromosome 14, iyBomAffi1.2, whole genome shotgun sequence:
- the LOC126924095 gene encoding actin-related protein 1 translates to MEPYDVIINQPVVIDNGSGVIKAGFAGDQIPKCRFPNYIGRPKHVRVMAGALEGDLFVGPIAEEHRGLLSLRYPMEHGVVTDWNDMERIWSYVYSKDQLATFSEEHPVLLTEAPLNPRKNREKAAEIFFDTFNVPALFVSMQAVLSLYATGRTTGVVLDAGDGVTHAVPIYEGFAMPHSIMRVDIAGRDVTRHLRLLLRKEGINFRTTAEFEIVRTIKERACYLASNPQKEETIETEKFQYILPDGSYLEIGPARFRAPEVLFRPDLIGEECEGLHEVLTYSIQKSDLDLRKVLFQNIVLSGGSTLFRGFGDRLLSEIRKMAPKDIKIRISAPQERLYSTWIGGSILASLDTFKKMWVSKREYEEDGIRAIHRKTF, encoded by the exons ATGGAACCGTACGATGTGATAATTAATCAACCCGTAGTTATCGATAAT GGTTCTGGTGTAATTAAAGCAGGATTTGCTGGCGATCAGATACCAAAATGCAGATTTCCAAATTA TATTGGCAGACCCAAACATGTGCGTGTTATGGCTGGTGCTTTAGAAGGAGATCTTTTCGTGGGCCCAATAGCAGAGGAACATCGTGGTCTTTTATCTCTTCGTTATCCAATGGAACATGGAGTTGTTACAGATTGGAATGACATGGAAAGAATTTGGTCTTATGTTTATAGTAAAGATCAATTAGCAACATTTAGTGAAGAACATCCAGTTTTGTTAACAGAAGCACCGCTTAATCCAAGAAAAAATAGGGAAAAAGCTGCAGAAATATTCTTTGATACGTTCAATGTTCCAGCTTTGTTTGTTTCAATGCAAGCTGTTCTTAGTCT ataTGCCACAGGGCGGACTACAGGAGTAGTTTTAGATGCTGGAGATGGTGTCACACATGCAGTACCTATTTATGAAGGTTTTGCTATGCCTCATAGTATTATGAGAGTTGATATAGCAGGACGTGATGTCACAAGGCACCTCCGGCTTCTTCTACGTAAAGAGGGTATTAATTTCAGAACTACAGCAGAATTTGAAATTGTTAGAACAATTAAAGAAAGAGCATGCTATCTTGCTAGTAACCCTCAAAAAGAAGAAACTATTGAAACAGAAAAATTCCAATATATATTGCCTGATGGAAGTTACTTAGAG ATTGGACCAGCACGGTTTAGAGCTCCTGAAGTGCTCTTTAGACCAGACTTAATTGGAGAAGAATGTGAAGGACTTCATGAAGTATTAACATATTCCATTCAGAAATCTGATTTAGATTTAAGAAAGGTATTATTCCAAAACATTGTCTTATCAGGAGGATCTACATTATTCCGT GGATTTGGTGATAGATTACTATCTGAGATTCGTAAAATGGCAccgaaagatataaaaattagg ATATCAGCTCCTCAAGAACGATTATATAGTACTTGGATTGGAGGTTCTATTTTAGCTTCTTTAGATACTTTCAAGAAGATGTGGGTTAGTAAAAGAGAATATGAAGAGGATGGTATTAGAGCAATTCATCGTAAAACATTTTGA